Proteins found in one Serinicoccus marinus DSM 15273 genomic segment:
- a CDS encoding adenine phosphoribosyltransferase: MADPDPRLAADVLAGMRDIPDFPEEGVVFKDFTPVLLDRGLRDRIVEDTVERRRGQVDVVAGIEARGFILGAMIAHELGVGFVPVRKGGKLPAAVHSQSYTLEYGTATLEIHQDAVSHHERVLVVDDVLATGGTLAATCELIERCGASVAAIELVLEIEELAGRDKLTGYDLHCLTSV; this comes from the coding sequence ATGGCCGATCCCGATCCCCGGCTCGCCGCCGACGTGCTCGCCGGGATGCGCGACATCCCGGACTTCCCGGAGGAGGGCGTGGTCTTCAAGGACTTCACGCCGGTGCTGCTCGACCGCGGGCTGCGTGACCGGATCGTCGAGGACACCGTCGAGCGCCGCCGCGGCCAGGTGGACGTGGTGGCCGGCATCGAGGCCCGTGGGTTCATCCTCGGGGCGATGATCGCGCACGAGCTCGGTGTCGGCTTCGTGCCGGTGCGCAAGGGCGGCAAGCTGCCGGCCGCGGTGCACAGCCAGTCCTACACGCTGGAGTACGGCACGGCCACCCTCGAGATCCACCAGGACGCCGTCTCGCACCACGAGCGGGTGCTCGTCGTCGACGACGTGCTCGCGACCGGCGGGACGTTGGCCGCGACCTGCGAGCTCATCGAGCGCTGCGGCGCGAGCGTCGCGGCCATCGAGCTCGTCCTCGAGATCGAGGAGCTGGCGGGCCGGGACAAGCTCACCGGCTACGACCTGCACTGCCTCACCAGCGTCTGA